The Pseudoalteromonas sp. GCY genome includes the window ATACAAACTTTAGAGAAGTAGGCTAGTAACTATCGCTTAATATTAAATAATTACAGTTTTATTTCCATGTATCAGCAAACTAAAACTAAGCATATTAATCAATAATTTAGTGTTATATTTTGATGAAAAACAAGCTCCAATTTACGCTTACGTTAACGTTATGAGCTAGAGAAAAATGTTGTTGCCATATTGAATTTATGTGTTAGGTTTATGTTGTTATTGTTAACCAAATACAATAAATGGTTGGAGAACCAAACTATGAAACAACATGTAAAGACCCTTAAATTATCGCAAATGGCTTCGCTCCTCGGAGCCATTTTATGCGCTAACTCATATGCTTACAATTGTGATGGCTTACCTGAATGGTCACAAAATTCGGCATATAATGGCGGCGCTCAAGTACAAAAATTTCAACAAGCTTTTGAAGCGAAATGGTGGACTCAGGCTGATCCAGTTACCCATTCTGGACAGTGGGATGATTGGAAAAAATTGGGCGACTGTGACAGCGTTGTCACTAACGCACCACCCACAGTACAGAGCTTACTTCCAGCTGACGGCAGCGCTTTTAATGAAAATGACAGCGTTGCCATTTCTGTAAATGCAACAGATAGCGATGGCCAAGTAGCGCAGGTAGAGTTTTTTGTAGATGGCACGTCAGTTGGTATTGATACCACAGCGACAGGTGATAATTTTTCATTTAACTGGTCAGCAACCGCTGGAACACACGCAATTTCAGTAGTTGCAACAGATGACAAGCAAGCTGTGTCCAACACATTAATAACCAATATTATCGTTAATACGACAGGAAATCAGTTACCTACAGCAAACCTTTCGTTAGGCGGAGGTAATAATCTGATTATTAATCAGCCTGTAGACATCGTTCTTGATGGTTCAGATCCAGACGGCTCAATAGCAAAACTAACACTGCTTATTAACGACCAAGTCGCATTTGAAAGTGCAACAGCACCAGCTCAGCATACTTGGACACCAACGCAACTGGGCACCGTAACATTAAAGCTTGTTGTTGAAGATAATACCGGTGCGACAGCAGAGAGCATACTCAATGCAAATGTGGTTGAAACACCGCCAGTTGTAAACAGCTGTGTTCCGCATGGTCTTTATCAGACCCCCAACACATCGCCTAACTACTGTGATATTTACGACGAAAATGGCCGCGAGAAAATGGGTACCGATCACCCTAGACGCGTCATCGGTTACTTTACCAGCTGGAGGACAGGTAAGAATGGTCAACCGAGCTACTTAGTTGATGATATTCCATGGGATAAGATCACCCACATCAATTATGCTTTCGCGCACGTTGATGCCAATAACAAGGTTTCAATAGGCAATCCAACTGCTCCTAACAATGCAGCGACGAATATGACTTGGCCAGGGGTTGCTGGTGCAGAGATGGATCCATCTCTTCCTTATACCGGTCACTTTAACTTGCTGAACAAATTTAAGAAACAGCATCCTGATGTTAAAACCTTGATCTCGGTCGGCGGTTGGGCTGAAACTGGTGGCTACTTTGACGAAACAGGTAAGCGAGTTGCCAGCGGCGGTTTCTATACGATGACGACCAATGCAGATGGCAGCGTGAATCACGCAGGTATTGATGCGTTCGTAGCAAGTTCAGTTGAATTTATCCGTAAATACAACTTTGATGGTGTCGATATCGACTATGAATACCCATCTTCTATGAATGACTCTGGTCACCCCGATGATTTTGCGATATCAAACCCTCGTCGAGCAGCATTGAATGCTTCTTATCAAGTGTTAATGAAAAAACTGAGAGAAGCATTAGATCAAGCAGGCCAACAAGACAATACTCACTATCTATTGACGATCGCATCACCATCTTCTGGTTACCTTCTACGTGGTATGGAGACATTCCAAGTCACTAAGTATCTAGATTACGTCAATATCATGTCTTATGACTTACACGGAGCTTGGAACCAGCACGTTGGCCATAACGCATCGCTATTCGACACCGGCGAAGATTCCGAGCTCAAACAGTGGAATGTGTACGGCACCAAAGAGTTTGAGGGAATTGGTTACCTTAATACCGATTGGGCGGTCAAATATTTCAGAGGCTCTGTCTCTGCAGGACGCATCAACATCGGTATCCCTTATTATACTCGCGGCTTTAGAGATGTAACAGGCGGTACAAATGGGTTGTGGGGGCAAGCTGCATTACCTAACCAAGCAGATTGTCCTCCGGGAACTGGCAGCGGTGAAAAGAACAAGTGCGGTAATGGTGCAGTGGGTATCGATAACTTGTGGCACGACAAGAACGACGTTGGCTTAGAAGTACCGGCAGGTTCTAACCCTCTTTGGCATGTTAAAAACCTCCAAAATGGCGTGTTAGGAAGTTACCTAAGTGATTATGGACTAGACCCAGTTAACAACCCAGAGCATCAGATTAGCGGTACTTATGCACGCCACTATGATTCCGTAGCGGTTGCTCCTTGGCTCTGGAACGCCACCAAGAATGTTTTCTTATCCATTGAAGATGAAGAGTCAATGGCCGCCAAAGTCGACTATGTCATAAACCAAGAACTAGGCGGTATCATGTTCTGGGAGCTTGCTGGTGACTTCGATTATGATGTGAGCAAGAATGAATATTTCATGGGTTCATCGCTAACAAGCTTAGCCTACAACAAGTTTAACCAAAGTGGCACGCCATACTCTGTTAAACAAGGAAATAAGACCTTTGTAAAACCTGCTTCGGCGGTTGATGTCACATTCGTTGCTAAAGATTTCCCAGCTGGAGATGCTAACTATCCAATTGCACCAACTTTTGCTTTTACCAACAACTCAGCGATAGATTTGAGTGGCGCGAAAATTTCGTTTGATGTTCCTGTTGCAACATCGGCCATTTTTAAATCTAACTGGAATGCACAAGAAAAGCTTGGTATGGCAGTGGACGTAAATGGCTCAAATGCTGCGGGTAATAATATTGGCGGCTTCGAAAACGAATTCCACCGATTCTCAATCACGCTTGTGAACGAGTGGGGTGGTACGCCTAAGTCTTTTGCTCCCGGCGAAACCATCAATGCCCAAGTCATGTACTACATGCCGATTTCTGGCCCCGTTAACTTTGTGGTTGAAAAAGACGGTAATCGCTATGCATTTTCCAGTGAATATAACGACCTACCAATCGCAACACCTGGCACAGGGCCTACAGATCCGGTAACTAGCTGTAAAGGTACACCTATCAGTCAAATAGTGGTTTACCCGAACTTGCCACAGGGCACACATGCTGCTCAAGGTGATTTAATTGTTGAAGGAAACGCAGTGTATGAAGCTAAATGGTGGAGCAATAAGCAACCATCAGTCAGTAGCGACTATACCAAGGTTTGCAACTTGTAAATAATAAATGGGGAGCTTTGCTCCCCTTTATAAAAGGCGAATAAGCATGAATAGTTTACACCGTAAATATGCGCTTGGTCTCTTTGGCGCAACCTCAGCTTTGCTTTCAAGCGCAGTTTCAGCTCATGGTTTTATGGACTTTCCCAAAGCAAGGCAGGCGATCTGTCAAGCGCAAGGAGGTTATTGGTGGCCGGATGATGGCTCAAATATCCCAAACCTAGCCTGTCGAGCAGCTTTTCTAGACTCTGGACATTTTCAGTTTGTGCAAGAACATGAGTTTTCAACCAATACCGCTGACTACAACAATCTAGAGGCGGTAAAAGCGAATATACCTAATGGCACACTTTGCTCAGCTGGCGACCCTAACAAAAGTGGCATGAGTGTTGTTTCACCACACTGGCAGCGTACAGTTGTCGAGCCAAACGCTCAAAATAAACTTGCAATTAGCTTTAGGGCGACAACCCCCCATAACCCCAGTTTTTGGCAGTTTTTCCTGTCAAAGCCAAACTACGATGGCGATACATCTCCGCTGACTTGGAATGATTTAGAGCTCATTAATGAATTTGGAAATATTGATTTCGTCGTGGATCCTGAAGGTAAACGCTTCTATAAAATGGAAATAGATATACCGCAAGGCCGTGAGGGCAATGCAGTTTTATATACCCGTTGGCAGCGGTTTGATGTCGCAGGAGAGGGATTTTACAATTGCTCCGATATCACAATAACCTCAACTGGCACGCCACCAGAATGGGTGAGCAGCGGCTATTTCTTGAAGCAAGGGCAAGATGCTACAGCCGGTGACAACGTTTGGTTTAGGACTTTTGACAAATCTGGTAATGAATTAATTAGCCATAACCTCAATGTAACCTCCACTAATGTATCAACATGGCAAGCTGAGTTAGCACATTATCTTAATAGCAATTACGGAAATAAGGTCAACATCGGTATCAAGCAAACAGACGGTTCAATTGCGTTTGATGCAAACACCTTATTAGCAAACGAAGTATTTTTGCCAAATGCCGCTTACACTAGCAACCTTAGCATTGTGAAAGGTGGAGACAACACCGCACCGACGGTAAATCCAATTTCTAACCAAAGCATCGCAGAAAATAGCCAAGCGACAGTACATGCACATGCGTTTGATGACCAAAATGACCCACTAACATTCATTTGGAGTATTCCTGCACCGCTTAGCTTTAGTGGCGAAGGTGACACGATTTCCATCTCAACACCTGAAGTGACAGCTGATCAAACCTTTCAGGCTGAACTTAATGTCACTGATGGCAAGGCGAGCACGACCACACGTTTCTCAATTACCGTTCAAGATAGCACCAATAACCAATACCCAGCTTGGAATAGTACAACTACCTATGTCGCAGGCGACAGAGTAACGCATCAACAGAAAATGTATGAAGCCAAGTGGTGGACGCAGGGAGAAGAGCCCGGCGCATCCGATGTTTGGAAAGCAATTTAAAGAAAACCCAAATTAATTGGGTACAACATGTAACTACAATAAGGTTGAAGATATGAAACTTAATAAAATAACCAGCTATATAGGACTTGCCTTACTGAGTGGCGGGGCACTTGCAGCCCCTTCTACACCAACATTAGATTGGCAGCCACAACAGTATTCGTTCGTTGAAGTTAACGTCGATGGGCTTGGCTCTTACAAGCAACTGGTAAAAGCCAAAGACGTTGTCGATATTAGCATCAAATGGAATGCATGGAGTGGCTCAGGCGGCGATAACTATAAAGTATACTTTGATGATCTACTCGTAAATCAAGGTACGCTTGCCCCAGGTACTAAAAGCGGAGTTGTACAATTTCCCTACACTAAATCTGGTCGCCATCAGCTTTATTTAGAACTGTGTGAAGGTACCGTATGTGCAAGAAGCGCAGGGAAAGAAATCGTCATTGCCGACACAGACGGTGCACATCTAGCGCCACTTCCTATGAATGTAGACCCTAATAACCGTAATAACGGTACAATACCAGGCCGTGTAACGGGTGCATATTTCGTTGAATGGGGCATTTATGGCCGTAACTACGACGTAACTAAGATCCCAGCTCATAACCTATCGCACATTTTATATGGCTTTATTCCGATTTGTGGTCCTAACGAGTCACTCAAATCCATTGAAAATGGTAATAGTTGGAGAGCACTCCAAACCGCATGTGCTGACTCTCAAGATTACGAAGTCGTCATTCACGACCCTTGGGCAGCAGTGCAAAAATCTATGCCTGGGGTGGACGCAAAGGATCCTATTCGCGGTGTTTATTCTCAATTAATGGCGCTAAAGCAACGTTATCCGGACCTTAAAATTCTCCCTTCAGTAGGTGGTTGGACGCTATCAGATCCATTCCATGGCTTTACAAACAAAGCAAACCGCGACACTTTCGTTGCGTCTGTAAAACAATTCCTTAAAACGTGGAAGTTTTATGACGGTGTAGATATCGATTGGGAATTCCCCGGTGGTGATGGTCCAAACCCAGATTTAGGCGATCCAATTAACGACGGTCCAGCATATGTGGCGCTAATGCAAGAGCTTCGTGCAATGTTAGACGAGTTAGAAGCTGAAACCGGACGTCAATATGAGCTCACTTCTGCAATAGGTGCAGGTTATGACAAGATTGAAGATGTAGATTACCAAGCTGCTCAGCAGTATATGGATTATATCTTTGCGATGACCTATGACTTCTATGGCGCTTGGAACAATGAAACGGGTCATCAAACCGGTATCTATTGTGGCTCTCATCTCAGCACAGATGAATGTAACGGTACAGGCGTTGACGGCAATGGTGTGCCACGTAAAGGCCCAGCATACACTGGCGACCATGCAATTCAATTGCTACTTCAACAAGGTGTGCAGCCCTCTAAGCTCGTTATGGGCGTTGCAATGTACGGCCGTGGCTGGGAAGGTGTGCTAGATGCAAATGCAACCATTCCTGGTAATCCGATGACTGCACCGGGCAATGGCCCATTGACAGGTTCCACCACTGAAGGCGTGTGGGAACCAGGCATTATGGATTATAAAGCAATTGCAGCGAACGCTGTAGGCCAAAGTGGTTCAGGTGTCAATGGTTATGAAGTGGGCTATGATGAGCAAGCACAAGCAGCATATGTTTGGAACAGAAGTAACGGTAAACTCATCACTTACGATAGCCCACGCAGTGTTATCGCAAAAGGTCAGTATGCAAACACTCATCAACTAGCTGGTTTATTTGGTTGGGAAATTGACGCTGATAATGGCGACATTCTAAATGCAATGTATGATGGTCTTACAGCAGGTGAGATCCCTAATCGTGCTCCATCTATTGGAGTTTCAGGACCAATCAATGTGACCTCAGGTCAGGTCGTGAATGTCGATGCGCAAGCAAGCGATTTAGACAATGATCCGTTAACCTATTCATGGGTTGCTGCGCCGGGGCTGGCTTTATCTGCTAACAACACGGCAGCTGTGGCTGTAACTGCTCCTTCAGTCACTCAACAGACAAGCTACGACTTGACTGTAACGGTCAATGACGGCGCGTTATCAACAACCAAAACAATCGTTGTTGTTGTAAACCCAGAAGGTGCAAATGCAGCGCCTGTCGTTACACCGGTTTCAGATCTAGCGGTTAACGAAGGGGCCTCGGCTACCGTCAATGTATCAGCAACTGACCCTGAAGGCGCAGCGCTTAGTTATAGCTGGAGTGCACCAGCCGAGCTGAGCGTAGTAGCAAATGGTAGCTCAGCGACTATTACTGCTGCAAATGTCACTGCCGACACAACCGTCCCCGTGACAGTTACCGTATCAGACGGGGTTAATGCCGTTGATACAACATTTAATGTCACAATTAAAGACGGTGGCGCCCAATATCCTACTTGGGATCGATCGACAGTTTATGTCGGTGGCGACCGAGTAATTCATAACGGTAATGTCTTTGAAGCAAAGTGGTGGACTCAAGGCGAAGAACCAGGAACCGCTGATGTATGGAAGACAGTAACTAACTAATCTAACCATCCCCAATTAATGAGCTTGCCAGTCAAGCTCATTTTTTATCTACATAAACATAAAGTTACCCATTATCTGGCTTTTATCACCAATTTCTTCTTTCTTTTTCTGTTTGGTCTTTCATAATGACATAATGAACTTCATAAAAGAGTCATAAGTTCTGGCTGTGCTTATTCGTCTATCCGTTTTATTATTCGTTTTAGTTTTTCCAAAAAGCTACGCTTCCGACTGCGCGGATCAGTCATCCCTAAAAATCGGCATTGGCTCTAGCTGGCCGCCTTTTGTTATGTATGGCACTCGTCCTTATGGCATAGACGTAGATATCACTAGAGCAGTGTTTGAACGCGCCGGGTTTTGTATCGAGTTCATTCAACTTCCTTCATCGGCACGTGGGATCACCGAGCTTGAGAAGGGCTTAATTGATGTCCTGCCATCCGCAAGTTTTAGTGTTGATAGAGCAAAAATCGCTTACTTTTCCTCGCCATATCGGCGTGAAAAAATGCGCTTGTTTGCTAACAAGGAAATAGATCTCGATAGCAACTTAATCGAGTTGTTTTCTGCAGGTTATACATTCACGGCTAATCCCGGAGCCTACTATGGTGAGGAAGTGAAACAAATAAAAAAAATCGATTGGTACGACAAGCGGTTGTTTGAAATCGCAAGCTTAGACAGACGAATAGAAATGGTGGCTAAAAACCGCGTCGATTTTCTGATTGAAGATGAAGACGCAGGCTACTACTATATCAACAAGCTAGGCTATCAAAGCATTCAGTTACACCCTTATGTAGTTAACGATAACGCTATACATTTTATGCTTGGACGTCATGCATTTAAGCGTAGTGAAATTGAGCGCGTCAATGAAGCGATCACCAATTTAAATGGCACAATAGCGAATATCTCAGAAAAATATAGAAAAGATTCAGGATGACTCAACAACACCAACTCTTTCAAACACTACAAAGCACATTTGGGCATACAACACTTCGCCCAGGGCAATCGGAAGTTATAGAATTTATACTACAAGGCCAAAGTGCAATCGCTATTTTTGCAACTGGTGCGGGCAAGTCGTTGTGTTATCAGTTACCAGCAATAATGAAGCAAGGAATGTGTTTAGTCGTTTCACCACTATTGGCACTAATGCACGAGCAACGAGATTACCTACAAAGTAAAGGAGTTGCGACGGCTTGTCTTGATAGTACTCAGAGCAAAGAAGAAACGTTGCGTATAGAAAATGCGGTGCGAAGCAATGCACTTAAAGTCCTCTTTATATCAGTCGAGCGGCTGAATAGCCAAAAAGCACGTACCTTGTTATCACAAAGCAATATCTCTTTTCTTGTCATTGATGAGGCACATTGTATTTCTGAGTGGGGACATAATTTCAGGCCAGATTACCTAAAAGTGGCTAAGTATAGACATGAACTTGGTATCAACCAAGTGCTATTACTCACCGCGACAGCAACAAATAAAGTTGCACGCGATATGGCGGGTAAATTCGATGTATCCGATCAAAATATCGTTAGAACGGGCTTTTACCGGAAGAATCTATTCTTAAGTGCGGTGCATATTAGCGAATCTCAAAAAGACGAATATTTACTCGCCTTTTTAAAAAAGGCAAAAGGCGCAGGTATCGTTTATGTCACCCAGCAAAAGCAAGCAGAAGAAGTAGCAAAAATGATAACTGCTTGTGGCTTTCCTGCAGAAGCTTTTCATGCATCATTGCAGAGCGAGAAAAAGGCCCAAATTCAAGCTGACTTTCTAGCGAAAGCTAATCTTATCGTTGTTGCTACTATTGCATTTGGGATGGGTGTAGACAAACCCGATGTTCGTTGGGTACTGCACTATGATATGCCAAAATCTATTGAGGGATATAGCCAAGAAGTGGGTAGGGCAGGGAGAGATGGCGATAATGCACATTGCGTTGCTTTAATTAATAATGAAAAAATTGCCACATTAGAGAACTTCGTTTATGCCAGTGCGTTAGAGCGTGAGTCATTAACACTGCTTTTTAACGAACTTTTCGGTGATCCAACTACAGATTACCACCTCAATGAATACAATCTCGCTTATAAAACCAATATCAATCAATTGGTACTAAAAACACTTATCGTCCAGCTCGAACTTCAAGGTTACTTACAGGTAAACTACAGTTACTTTGCCGAACTAAGCATCGCATTCACCCAAGACAAAGATAAAATATTAGCGAAGTACTCGCCCGAGCGACAACTGTTTTTGACTCAGCTATTCTCGTGTTTTGAATTCAAAAAGAAATGGGGATTGCTTTCACATCAAGCATTAAGCGAGCAAAACATCCCACTGACTAAAGCGCAAGAAGTCGTTGAGTATTTGCAAAACCAACAACTGATTGAAGTAAAAGTCGCTAAATATACGTCGGTTTATTCAAAGCCTACTCAACAAGTTAACATTAATGAACTGGTTGAGTCTTTCTACCAGCAGTCACAAATTAAAGAGCAAGGCGAACTTGCACGGCTAAGACATTTACTCAAATTTTTCCAACTGACTTCATGCTACCACAAAGCGCTCGCCAGCTATTTCGGCGACACGCACGCACCAGAGCAATGTGGCCATTGCGGAGTCTGCAGCGGTAAGCATCTGATCGTCAATGCACAAGAGAGCCACGAATTAGATATTGAAACGACACGAAATATATTAAGAGATGCTTCACAGTTTGCATCGCAACGCGGCGTTAACTTTTCGACTCACCTCAAAACGTTATTTTTACTAGGCTTAAATTGCCCCTATTTTACTAAATATAAATTCAGACAACTTGAAGGATTTGGCAGCTTGTCCGGCATAAAGTATGAAAAGGCAAAAGCATTGATCATGGAGCGCGCTTTATAGATGAAAGCAGATATTATTAAACTCGCCACAATCGCGGAAAAAAAGACCAAATATATACTCGGACTAATGAGCGGTACCTCATTAGATGGATTAGATATCGCGTTATGTAAAATTGAAGGTGTAGGAAAAAATACACAGCTAACGGTCGAACAGTTTACCACTGTAGAATACAACTCTTCCCAAAAGCAGCTTCTCAGTGATCATGCGTCTAAATCTCAGGTAAATCTTAAAACGTTATGTCAATTAAATGCGTGGCTCGGCGAGTTGTACGCAAGTCTAATCAATAATGCTTTGGCAGAGTGGCAAGTTGCAGCTGACACTGTTGATTTAATAGCGAGTCATGGACAAACACTTTACCACTGTCCGAATAAAGCCTTTGCAGACTTAGAAAAATTAAATAGCACATTGCAGATCGTTGACGCCGATATTATTGCGACAAAAACGAACATCATCACCATCGCTGACTTTAGACAAAAGCATATCGCCAAAGGATATGAGGGAGCTCCTCTCGTGCAATATGGTGACTATCTATTATATTCAGGCACCACTATCGATAGGGTTCTGCTCAATATCGGCGGTATTTCAAACCTTACTTATTTACCAAAAAATTGTGCACTAACGCAGAGTATGAGCAGTGACATCGGTCCAGGAAACACATTAGTAGACCAATATTGTCGCCACGTATTAGGGCTGCCATTCGATGAAAATGGTGCGATTGCGTCAAGTGGCAAAATTCAATTGCCATTTCTCGAAGCCTTACTGTCACACGAATTCTTTAATAAGCCACTTCCAAAATCAACTGGACAAGAGTTATTTAATCAAACCTTCGTGCATCATGCATTGGACGGAAAAGATTATAATCATGAAGATATCATCACAACACTGACCGAATTCACAGCTATCACTGTCGCAAATGCTGTGAACGAGCTTGGTACAACTGAATTAGAGCTATATGTTAGCGGAGGTGGAATTCATAATGTGTTTTTAATGGCGCGAATTGAAAGCCATTTGAATAACCGTGTTTTAATCAAGGATTTCTCACAACTGGGTATAAACCCTGATGCCAAAGAGGCTGCTTTATTTGCCCTACTTGCGAATGAAACCGTTTCAGGTGATCGCGATGCGCTGCCTTTTTCTATGGGTAAGATTTCATTACCAACATAGTTGCTAAAAAACAGATAATACAGCGCTGACCGCCGAGTTAAAAATACGTTTGAAGCCAGTAGTCTGAGTTGTAATCACTTCAGACACTGGTTCGCTTACGATAATTCGCTCATTCAAAATGATATCAAACTCAGCTGCATTTTTTAGGTAATCATGGAGTCCCACTAGGTTCAATTGCATAAAGTAAGGACCAGCATCAAGCGATTGCTTTACTTTAATTTCGACAATTTTAGTGAGATAAGACTCCGGGTCAACCACCAAAGAGACCTCGCACTTCGCATTTCGCTCGCCGTGCTTTGTTAGTACAACATTAACTCGGTCGTCAATACGTGCATCCATTGGCAACTCTATCACCAAAGAAAGTCCTTGCTCACCTGGTTGCAGACTAAGTTTCTCATAGGGCTGAACAGCACGGTACTGTCCCCTCATAGAACTTGTGATCTGTGCTGCATTAAAACTAAAAATACCAGGTTTGCTACTCATTACTTTCTTTCGTTATTTACAAGACAATATTAATTATCTCAAAGCTAGATTACAGAATTATGACTTAATAGCCAAAGGCTAAAAAAGCCAAAGCTCGGCAATACCGAGCTTTAAATGCACTTTTTGTTCGTTTTATTTATCGTACTGCGAGCATAATGAGTCCCGGAAATACAAAGAATGAACCTAATACGTAAGCTAAAGCTGCTGGTTTATTCTGTGCGCCAATTTCCGCTAGCTTCTCAGCTAGACGAAGCGGGATTTCCCTCAGTAATGGTAAACCGTAAATAAGTGCTACAGCAAAAACGTTAAACATAACATGTACAAGTGCAATCGTTAATGCGACTTCAGCAGCAGGACCTGTGATAGATGTTGCCGCTAACAAAGCGGTAATTGTAGTGCCTATATTTGCACCTAGAGTGAACGGGTATATCTGACGAGTGGTAAATACGCCGCTGCCAGCGAGCGGGATCATCAAGCTCGTTGTTGTCGACGACGATTGTACCATTACTGTAACTACAGCGCCTGAGCTTATACCTACAACAGGGCCTCTGCCAATCGCACTGTGTAATAGTTCTTTCGCTTTACCTACTAACGCCTTTTTAAGTAATTTACCTAAGTAGGTCACAGCGAACAGGATCATCATGATACCGATAACAACCATGGCAATACCTGCAGCCGTCGAATCTAAGAAGCTAACACTATCTTTTACCACGCTTACCGCAGGCTTCACCAGTGGTTTTATAAAGTTGTAACTCTTTAACGATAAGTCAGCATCACCAACAAATACATGGGCTAATCCTGACGCGAGTTTCTCTAACATACCAAACATGATTTCCAAAGGCAGGAAAATAGCAACGGCTAATAAATTAAAGAAGTCATGTACGGTGGATGCGGCAAACGCTCTTCTAAACTCTTCTTTACTACGAATGTGACCGATAGAAACGAGCGTATTGGTAATAGTCGTACCAATATTTGCCCCCATCACCATTGGAATTGCGATACTAATAGGTAATCCACCAGCAACAAGGCCAACAATAACAGAAGTCACCGTTGATGAGGACTGCACCAATGCAGTTGCTAAAGCCCCTAAGAGCAGGGCGACGATTGGATTGGTTGCAAATGCGAAGATTTCCTTCGCCCCTTCACTTCCACCTGAGGCCAACTTAAAACCGCCACTCACAGTGCCAACTGCGACTAAGACTAAGTAAACAAGTAATACGATTGACAGCCAGTTGAAAAGTTTAGCTGATGCTGAAGTCTGAGATTGATTAACCATAGTTTCGCTCTTAGAGTAAGTAATGTTTATTCATTACACTTTTATTTCAGTCGCGCATTTAACCACTCAATTGTTACAGTTATATTTCAGTTTTATATAACTAGACACGTATGCTCATTTTCTAATCGCATTTTTTGAAACAATGGTAACTAATAGTAGTAATATACTGTTTTTACTAATTATTAGTTATTTAATGCATTTACATTTTTTTACTTCTCCAAATTTGATCCACATTTGCTTCACTATTTTAAAGTAGGATTTAGCTATAATTATTGTGCCTTATATCACTATGTTAAGACTTTTCTCGTTATTTTTTATGCTTTTTTCTATGGCGGCTGGTGCAGTTGACTTTACGCCTAGTGCCGAGCATAGAGTAAGTGAACCATTAACAATCCACTTTGGAGAAGTCGATGCTGCGCAATTATCTTCAACACTCGACATAAATGAGCGCGAAAGCCAATCGATTGTAGAAGTACTTTCAAGCCAAGCACCTGAGCTTAAGAATGAGTCTTATCAGTGGGCAATGATCACACCAAATATGCTTGTATCCGAGGGCAGAAATTACATCGCATTTGGCTTTGCTAGATTGCCTTGGCTAAATGTTGCTTTGATTAACAACGGTGAGATCTCATTTTTAACGCAACACACTCTGAATACCGCGTTTAATATTAGGAA containing:
- a CDS encoding glycosyl hydrolase family 18 protein, whose amino-acid sequence is MKLNKITSYIGLALLSGGALAAPSTPTLDWQPQQYSFVEVNVDGLGSYKQLVKAKDVVDISIKWNAWSGSGGDNYKVYFDDLLVNQGTLAPGTKSGVVQFPYTKSGRHQLYLELCEGTVCARSAGKEIVIADTDGAHLAPLPMNVDPNNRNNGTIPGRVTGAYFVEWGIYGRNYDVTKIPAHNLSHILYGFIPICGPNESLKSIENGNSWRALQTACADSQDYEVVIHDPWAAVQKSMPGVDAKDPIRGVYSQLMALKQRYPDLKILPSVGGWTLSDPFHGFTNKANRDTFVASVKQFLKTWKFYDGVDIDWEFPGGDGPNPDLGDPINDGPAYVALMQELRAMLDELEAETGRQYELTSAIGAGYDKIEDVDYQAAQQYMDYIFAMTYDFYGAWNNETGHQTGIYCGSHLSTDECNGTGVDGNGVPRKGPAYTGDHAIQLLLQQGVQPSKLVMGVAMYGRGWEGVLDANATIPGNPMTAPGNGPLTGSTTEGVWEPGIMDYKAIAANAVGQSGSGVNGYEVGYDEQAQAAYVWNRSNGKLITYDSPRSVIAKGQYANTHQLAGLFGWEIDADNGDILNAMYDGLTAGEIPNRAPSIGVSGPINVTSGQVVNVDAQASDLDNDPLTYSWVAAPGLALSANNTAAVAVTAPSVTQQTSYDLTVTVNDGALSTTKTIVVVVNPEGANAAPVVTPVSDLAVNEGASATVNVSATDPEGAALSYSWSAPAELSVVANGSSATITAANVTADTTVPVTVTVSDGVNAVDTTFNVTIKDGGAQYPTWDRSTVYVGGDRVIHNGNVFEAKWWTQGEEPGTADVWKTVTN
- a CDS encoding substrate-binding periplasmic protein gives rise to the protein MLIRLSVLLFVLVFPKSYASDCADQSSLKIGIGSSWPPFVMYGTRPYGIDVDITRAVFERAGFCIEFIQLPSSARGITELEKGLIDVLPSASFSVDRAKIAYFSSPYRREKMRLFANKEIDLDSNLIELFSAGYTFTANPGAYYGEEVKQIKKIDWYDKRLFEIASLDRRIEMVAKNRVDFLIEDEDAGYYYINKLGYQSIQLHPYVVNDNAIHFMLGRHAFKRSEIERVNEAITNLNGTIANISEKYRKDSG
- a CDS encoding RecQ family ATP-dependent DNA helicase, whose product is MTQQHQLFQTLQSTFGHTTLRPGQSEVIEFILQGQSAIAIFATGAGKSLCYQLPAIMKQGMCLVVSPLLALMHEQRDYLQSKGVATACLDSTQSKEETLRIENAVRSNALKVLFISVERLNSQKARTLLSQSNISFLVIDEAHCISEWGHNFRPDYLKVAKYRHELGINQVLLLTATATNKVARDMAGKFDVSDQNIVRTGFYRKNLFLSAVHISESQKDEYLLAFLKKAKGAGIVYVTQQKQAEEVAKMITACGFPAEAFHASLQSEKKAQIQADFLAKANLIVVATIAFGMGVDKPDVRWVLHYDMPKSIEGYSQEVGRAGRDGDNAHCVALINNEKIATLENFVYASALERESLTLLFNELFGDPTTDYHLNEYNLAYKTNINQLVLKTLIVQLELQGYLQVNYSYFAELSIAFTQDKDKILAKYSPERQLFLTQLFSCFEFKKKWGLLSHQALSEQNIPLTKAQEVVEYLQNQQLIEVKVAKYTSVYSKPTQQVNINELVESFYQQSQIKEQGELARLRHLLKFFQLTSCYHKALASYFGDTHAPEQCGHCGVCSGKHLIVNAQESHELDIETTRNILRDASQFASQRGVNFSTHLKTLFLLGLNCPYFTKYKFRQLEGFGSLSGIKYEKAKALIMERAL
- a CDS encoding anhydro-N-acetylmuramic acid kinase; its protein translation is MKADIIKLATIAEKKTKYILGLMSGTSLDGLDIALCKIEGVGKNTQLTVEQFTTVEYNSSQKQLLSDHASKSQVNLKTLCQLNAWLGELYASLINNALAEWQVAADTVDLIASHGQTLYHCPNKAFADLEKLNSTLQIVDADIIATKTNIITIADFRQKHIAKGYEGAPLVQYGDYLLYSGTTIDRVLLNIGGISNLTYLPKNCALTQSMSSDIGPGNTLVDQYCRHVLGLPFDENGAIASSGKIQLPFLEALLSHEFFNKPLPKSTGQELFNQTFVHHALDGKDYNHEDIITTLTEFTAITVANAVNELGTTELELYVSGGGIHNVFLMARIESHLNNRVLIKDFSQLGINPDAKEAALFALLANETVSGDRDALPFSMGKISLPT